A stretch of DNA from Desulfovibrio gilichinskyi:
AAGATTTCAAGCTGTTTCCCGCCGTTATTAAAAATTAAGATAAAACTTGTTACTGAGAGGTTAAGAAAATGTCTGTGAATGTACTTTTAGCAGATGATGAGACCGGTTTTGTCGATGCGCTGGCTAAGCGTCTGACAAAACGCGGTTATAGAGTGCAACATGTAAATAGCGGAAAAGCTGCTGTAGAGGTCCTTGCCGCAGATTTCAGTATAGAGGTTGTTGTACTTGATGTTAGAATGCCTGAGCCTAACGGCTTGGACACACTTCATTTAATAAAAAAGAAGTATCCTGCTGTGGAAGTTATCATGTTGAGTGCTCACGGTACGCCGCTATGTACTATGGAAAGTATTCGCTGGGGTGCATATAAGTTTTTGATTAAGCCTGTCGAGCTAGATGAGCTGATTAAAACTATCGATGGAGCTGCTGAAACAGGGCGTTTGCATCGCCAGAGAATGAGTGCAAAAGATTTGCAGAAGGACCAAGCCTAAATGAGCAACGTATTAAAAGTCGGTTTTAAACCTACTGCTTTGATGGGTGATGTTTTCGGTGGTCTTACTGCGGGTATTATCGCTTTGCCTCTTGCCCTTGCTTTTGGTGTGGCAAGCGGGGCGGGGGCTGCCGCCGGTCTTTACGGTGCGATTATTCTTGGATTTTTCGCAGCCATACTGGGCGGAACTCCTACTCAGGTGTCAGGCCCGACCGGTCCGATGACGGTGGTGACTGCTACGGCAATAGCCGCCTTTGCAGGGGATTTTCAATCTGTCTGTATGGTAGTTGTTCTGGCCGGAATTATTCAGATTATTTTCGGCGTGTGCCGTTTGGGTGGATTTGTCAGGTTTATACCCTATCCGGTTATTTCAGGGTTTATGACAGGCATCGGCGTAATTATTATACTGCTGCAAATTGAACCTATTTTGGGCAGTGCAGGCATCGGTTCTCCGTTAATGGCAATAGTGCATATGCCTGAAGCTATTGCGAATGTTTCTCTTCCAAGTCTTTCTCTGGCTGTTGCAACCATGGTTATTGTATTTAAGATTCCTCCACGCATCACGCGGGTGGTGCCTTCGCCGCTTATTGCGCTGGTAGGTATGACCGCTATCGCTGGGATATTTAATCTTCCGGTACATACCATAGGGGAAATTCCCTCAGGATTGCCGGAATTTCATTTTCCGTCCATAAATCTAGCACAGTGGAGCAGTATTGCAGGAACAGCGTTTGCTCTTGCCTTGCTTGGTACAATCGATTCTTTGCTGACTTCAATAGTTGCGGATTCCGTAACCAAGGATCACCACGATTCAAACAGAGAACTCATAGGGCAGGGAATAGGTAATGCTTTGTGCGGTTTTATGGGAGGTCTTCCCGGGGCCGGGGCGACCATGCGTACTGTCGTCAACATCAAGGCCGGGGGGCGGACCAGATTGTCCGGAGTTATTCATTCTCTGGTCCTTTTGTTGATACTTGTAGGAGCGGGGCCGTTAGCTTCACATATTCCACTTGCGGTTCTGTCCGGAATTTTAGTCAAAGTCGGTGTTGATATTCTTGATTATCGGCTGCTGCGCCTCGTGCGTAAAATTCCGCGTGAGGATTTAATGGTGATGGT
This window harbors:
- a CDS encoding response regulator — encoded protein: MSVNVLLADDETGFVDALAKRLTKRGYRVQHVNSGKAAVEVLAADFSIEVVVLDVRMPEPNGLDTLHLIKKKYPAVEVIMLSAHGTPLCTMESIRWGAYKFLIKPVELDELIKTIDGAAETGRLHRQRMSAKDLQKDQA
- a CDS encoding SulP family inorganic anion transporter → MSNVLKVGFKPTALMGDVFGGLTAGIIALPLALAFGVASGAGAAAGLYGAIILGFFAAILGGTPTQVSGPTGPMTVVTATAIAAFAGDFQSVCMVVVLAGIIQIIFGVCRLGGFVRFIPYPVISGFMTGIGVIIILLQIEPILGSAGIGSPLMAIVHMPEAIANVSLPSLSLAVATMVIVFKIPPRITRVVPSPLIALVGMTAIAGIFNLPVHTIGEIPSGLPEFHFPSINLAQWSSIAGTAFALALLGTIDSLLTSIVADSVTKDHHDSNRELIGQGIGNALCGFMGGLPGAGATMRTVVNIKAGGRTRLSGVIHSLVLLLILVGAGPLASHIPLAVLSGILVKVGVDILDYRLLRLVRKIPREDLMVMVTVFGVTVFVDLIVAVALGVTLAAIMTTWRIASHTSISILDAGAGKENSVSEREIQEDSNFRIRVVTINGPFFFGTTSQMTDKVERLLGTRIVVVDCMSVPFIDISAVFALSEMVEKLRDVDIRVVIALQDGMCKRMRELGLIQVVGEENVFKSQGSALQMAQMLLDEEDDDS